GATCGAGTCCGTCGGGTACCAGCTGAAGGTGGAGTCGTAGGCCTGGATGCGGTTGCGCATCAGCGTGCCGTCGGACCACTTCAGCGCGGTCGGGTGGGAGTCGACCGGAAGGATCAGGCCCTCGCCGGGGTGCTGGCTGGTGTTGTCGTCCGCCTGGGAGGTGTCCCACTTCCAGATCAACAGGCCGTTCTGGTAGGCGTAGTGCTCCACCCAGTCCGGACGGGTCGTCGAGAAGCCGTAGTTGTACGGGCCGACCTTCAACACCTTGTCGTACGACACGTATTGGCGGTTCTCGGCGAGGTAGTACTGCGCGTAGTCGTCCGTGATCGAGGCGCCGATGCGGGAGAAGCCGTTCGCGGTCCAGGCGGTGTCCGCCGTCTCGGCGTTGTCGGAGAACAGGGTCGCGCCGTCGGCGGTCACCGTGATCTCGTCGGCCGTGAAGCCCTTCTGGGCGACTCCGCCGTCGGTCTGGTAGCGGAAGCGCAGCTGGATGTTCTTGCCCGCGTAGGCGTCCAGCGGGAAGGTCAGCTTCTGGTGGGCGTCGACCGTGCCGGTGAGGGCGGGCTTGCCGCTGCCGTCCCTCGGGATGGCGGTGCCGTCGGCCAGAGTGCCGTCGACCGGCGTCCAGTTGGCGCCGTCGGTGGAGACCTCGGTGTAGAGGTAGTCGAAGTCCTGCTCGATGTCCCACCAGCCGTCGAGGGTCAGCGCCGCCGAGGACTTGCCGGTCAGGTCGAGCGGGCGGGTCAGCGTGTTGCGCAGGTCGTCACCGCTGCCGCTCCACCACTGGGTTGCGCCCTGTGCCGGGGTGACCACCGGGGTGGTGACCGTCTTCTCCGGCAGCTGGACCACGAGCGCCTGCGCGTTCTTGGTGTTGTACTCCGCGACGCCCAGCTTGTGGGTGGACCTCTTGCCCGCGTTGGCCACGTCGTAGTCGAGCCAGCCCAGTTGGAGCTTGTCCCAGGCGTTCATGTCGCCGGGCAGGTCGCCGATGGACTCCTTGCCGGTGCCGAGCCAGGAGCCGGAGGACATCAGGGTCCAGAAGCCGGTGGAGTTCTCGCCGCCGCCGGAGGTGTCGTACTCGTCGGGCAGGCCGAGGTCGTGGCCGTACTCGTGGGCGAAGACGCCCAGGCCGCCGTTCTCCGGCTGGATGGTGTAGTCGCCGACCCAGATGCCGGTGTCGCCGATCTGGGTGCCGCCGAGCTTGTTGTCTGCGGGGCCGGTGGCGCCGGCGTCGCTGGCGAAGGCGTACCAGCGGTGGGCCCAGATGGCGTCCGCGCCCTGGGCGCCGCCGCCGGCGGACTCGTCCTCGCCGGCGTGCACGATCTGGAAGTGGTCGATGTAGCCGTCGGGCTCGTTGAAGTTGCCGTCACCGTCGAAGTCGTAGCGGTCCCACTGGTCGAACTCGGCCAGTTCCGCGCTGATTTCGGCGGCCGAGTCACCGGCGGCCTCGCGCTCGGCGACCCAGGCGTTGACGCCGTCCTGGACCGCGTACCAGGCGCCGGTGGGGGCGTCGTTGGAGCCGTAACGGGCCTCGTTGTAGGGGACCTTGACCCAGTCGGTCACTTCGCCCTCGACCGAGTAGCGGCCCGAGGACTGCTTCTCGTAGTACTTCTTCAGCGACTCGGTCTTCTTGCCGGTGCCGAAGTAGAGGTCCTGGAAGTGCGCCTGGTTGTAGTCCGCCTGCCAGGCCGTGCTGTTGTCCTGCTTGCGGTCCGGCTGGGCGATCTGGTTGTGCAGCGGGCCGGCCGTGCCGCCGTAGCGGGGGTCGACCTGGTCGCCGAACTCCACCAGGATGGTGAAGATCTTGTCGGTCTTCTCCCGGCCGAGTTCGACGTACTTGCTGTCGCCCTTGCGGCTCTTGAGCTCGACCACCTGGGAGCCGTTGCGGTTCTTCACCGTGGCGTTCCCGGATATGACCTGGTCGAGCGCCTCCTGGCGCTGCGCCTCCTTGGTCTTGGTCAGCGGGCCGTCGAAGTCGTGCTCCCTGGCCTTGGCCGGCTGCGGGTCGTTCCGGTCGACCGCGGAGGCCTTCGTGGACGTGGTGTCCGCGGCCTGTGCCACGGCGAACGTCGAGAACGTGGCCGAGGCGGCCGCGAGGGCGACGACTGTCGCCGCCGTCCTGAACGTCCAGGATCTGTCAGTCACTTGTGCCCCTCCCCTAACAGGCAAGTGAGCCGTATTTGACTAAAGGTTGGGGAGAAAAGACAGATCTTGACTTGGACCCGCCAATTGCATTATTGGGAGCCGGTGTTCGCATTGCGGACACACGACTGCAACACGACAGGCGCGCACAGCCGTCCACTTGATGGACGTCATGACTCCGTGCGCCCCCTGTGCTCCGGCACTGTTGGTTAGGTCACGCTTACTGTTCGTTCCACTCGGGCACACAGGCGATTAGAGTCGATTGGCGGAACGCCCGGGTGTCGGCGGAATGCCAGGCCGACGCCCCCCGTGGACCCCCGATTCCGAGGACACGATTGACATGCCTCGTCCGACCGCCGCACAGATCGCCTACGGTTCGATCACCGTCATCTTCTCGACGCTCGCCATGTTGCTGCTGTCACAGACGAGTTCGGCCGTGGGGACCGCGGTCATCGCCGTCTCGGCGCTCGCCCTCGGTCTGCTGGTCGCCATGACGGTGCCGCAGCCCAAGCCCCGTGTCGTCGCGGTGAGCAGGCCCGCCGAGCACGCAGCCGAGCACCCGGCGGAAGAGCCCGTGCCCGCCGTGGCCACGGGCTCCAAGACCGCCGCCTGAACACCGCGCTCGCCAAGCCCGGCGCGCCAGGTCGTCCCCGGGTTCACCAGGGCCGAGCCAGAGCGCGCCCCTCCTGTTCGCCATCGGCCGCCGGCAGCTCGGCAGCGGCTCGGCGGGCCGCCGCCCGAACACCGCGCTCGCCAAGCCCGGCACGCCAGGTCGTCCCCGGGTTCACCAGGGGCGAGCCAGGGCGCGCCCCTCCTGTTCGCCATCGGCCGCCGGCAGCTCGGCAGCGGCTCGGCGGGCCGCCGCCCGAACACCGCGCTCGCCAAGCCCGGCACGCCAGGTCGTCCCCGGGTTCACCAGGGCCGAGCCAGAGCGCGCCCCTCCTGTTCGCCATCGGCCGCCGGCAGCTCGGCAGCGGCTCGGCGGGCCGCCGCCCGAACACCGCGCTCGCCAAGCCCGGCGCGCCAGGTCGTCCCCGGGTTCACCAGGGGCGAGCCAGGGCGCGCCCCTCGTATTCGCCATCGGCCGCCGGCGGCTCGGAGGTTCAGGCCGTGCCGGTCCCGGAGACACGGCTCAGGCCCCGGCGTCACGGTCCCGGCCGCTCGGCCCACGTGCTCCCCGGGACGAAGTCCGGGCCCGCACGGGTCAGGTGGTGCTGACCACCACCACCGTCTTCGCCGCCTTGTCGTGCAGGCCCTGCTTGTAGGGCTTGTCGAAGTAGCTCCAGCCGCCCGAGATGGCGGTCCAGATGCAGGCGCAGCAGAACGCGAACGGGATCCACAGCACCGCCGAGCGGATCAGCGTGGTCTGCGCGGAGGGCGTGGAGCCGTTGTCGAGGTTCGCCACCCGCATGCCGAGCCACTTCTTGCCGAGCGTCTGTCCGGACCGGGTGATCAGGATCGTGTCGTAGGCGATGTAGAGCACCGCTGCGAGCGCCGACTGGGCGAGCGACTTGCCGTACTGCATGTCGTCGCTGTCCACGTCGAACTCGCTGACCCCGAAGCCCCAGGTGATCAGCCAGACGACGACGGCCACCATGATCATGTCGATGATCCGGGCGAGCGTGCGCCGGCCGCTGGGTGCCAGTGGTGGCATGCCGGCCAGCGGGTCGGCGGGGCCACCGCCGTACGGGTCACCGCCGCCGTAGGGACTTCCGCCGTACGGCGGCGGCGTGCTGTACGGCGATCCCGAGCCCTCGGCAGGCGGGGGCTGCTTCCTGAACGGGTCGTCATCCGGCGGCTGCTGTCCGGAGCCGGGAGGCGGTTCACTGCTCATGGCCCGAGTCGACCGCGAACCCCCCGGCTCCGCATCCGGCGAGCGGCCGTCCGGAGTACCGAATCCTGTACGCCGTTCGCGGGACCGGCTCAGCCCGCCACGAACGTATGCGCCGCCTTGTCGTGCCAGCACT
This portion of the Streptomyces canus genome encodes:
- a CDS encoding immune inhibitor A domain-containing protein, which encodes MTDRSWTFRTAATVVALAAASATFSTFAVAQAADTTSTKASAVDRNDPQPAKAREHDFDGPLTKTKEAQRQEALDQVISGNATVKNRNGSQVVELKSRKGDSKYVELGREKTDKIFTILVEFGDQVDPRYGGTAGPLHNQIAQPDRKQDNSTAWQADYNQAHFQDLYFGTGKKTESLKKYYEKQSSGRYSVEGEVTDWVKVPYNEARYGSNDAPTGAWYAVQDGVNAWVAEREAAGDSAAEISAELAEFDQWDRYDFDGDGNFNEPDGYIDHFQIVHAGEDESAGGGAQGADAIWAHRWYAFASDAGATGPADNKLGGTQIGDTGIWVGDYTIQPENGGLGVFAHEYGHDLGLPDEYDTSGGGENSTGFWTLMSSGSWLGTGKESIGDLPGDMNAWDKLQLGWLDYDVANAGKRSTHKLGVAEYNTKNAQALVVQLPEKTVTTPVVTPAQGATQWWSGSGDDLRNTLTRPLDLTGKSSAALTLDGWWDIEQDFDYLYTEVSTDGANWTPVDGTLADGTAIPRDGSGKPALTGTVDAHQKLTFPLDAYAGKNIQLRFRYQTDGGVAQKGFTADEITVTADGATLFSDNAETADTAWTANGFSRIGASITDDYAQYYLAENRQYVSYDKVLKVGPYNYGFSTTRPDWVEHYAYQNGLLIWKWDTSQADDNTSQHPGEGLILPVDSHPTALKWSDGTLMRNRIQAYDSTFSWYPTDSITLHKADVPTKITSKPGVPVFDDGTSSYYDTSNPFAGVNITDTDTRIKIVKEPLDGSTITLQVGPSAKKK
- a CDS encoding RDD family protein, yielding MSSEPPPGSGQQPPDDDPFRKQPPPAEGSGSPYSTPPPYGGSPYGGGDPYGGGPADPLAGMPPLAPSGRRTLARIIDMIMVAVVVWLITWGFGVSEFDVDSDDMQYGKSLAQSALAAVLYIAYDTILITRSGQTLGKKWLGMRVANLDNGSTPSAQTTLIRSAVLWIPFAFCCACIWTAISGGWSYFDKPYKQGLHDKAAKTVVVVSTT